The following proteins come from a genomic window of Peptoniphilus equinus:
- a CDS encoding ABC transporter ATP-binding protein: MDEATSNLDAEKESTIYKNLEQFEGIKFIVAHRISTIKNSDSIIFISYGEISSICKYDNLIKYNPKYRELYEEVISVEKIIKIKNLYKSYGKGLIKNEVLKDIDLNINEGEFVSIMGKSGSGKSTLLNIIATIEKPDKGQIVIDGNNIEKLSLKKANDFRREYLGFIFQDFKLIESMNVKENIAVPLLLKNEKPNTINQKIDNILKKLNIEYLKDKNSYEISGGEKQRVACARALIGSPKIILADEPTGALDSNSAENLMNLIKDINKKFNTTVLLVTHDKNVAEYGDRIITIKDGEIEG; encoded by the coding sequence TTGGATGAAGCTACTAGTAACCTGGATGCGGAAAAAGAATCTACAATATATAAAAATTTAGAACAATTTGAAGGTATAAAGTTTATAGTTGCACATAGAATATCAACTATAAAAAATAGTGACAGCATTATCTTTATAAGCTATGGTGAGATAAGTTCCATATGTAAATATGATAATTTAATAAAATACAATCCTAAGTACAGAGAGTTATACGAGGAGGTAATTAGTGTGGAAAAAATAATAAAAATAAAAAATCTTTATAAGAGTTATGGTAAAGGTTTAATAAAAAATGAAGTTCTTAAAGATATAGATTTAAATATCAATGAAGGTGAATTCGTTTCTATAATGGGAAAATCTGGATCAGGGAAGTCTACGCTTTTAAATATTATAGCTACAATAGAAAAACCGGATAAAGGTCAAATAGTAATTGATGGAAACAATATAGAGAAACTTAGTTTAAAAAAGGCAAATGACTTTAGAAGAGAATATTTAGGTTTTATTTTCCAAGATTTTAAATTAATTGAATCTATGAATGTTAAAGAAAATATTGCAGTTCCACTATTATTAAAAAACGAAAAGCCTAATACTATAAATCAAAAAATAGACAATATCTTAAAAAAATTAAATATAGAATACTTAAAAGATAAAAACTCTTATGAAATATCTGGTGGAGAAAAACAAAGAGTTGCTTGTGCAAGAGCACTTATAGGTAGTCCTAAGATTATACTGGCCGATGAGCCAACGGGGGCTTTAGATTCTAACTCTGCTGAAAATTTGATGAATCTTATAAAAGACATAAATAAAAAATTTAATACTACAGTGCTTCTAGTTACTCATGATAAAAATGTAGCCGAGTATGGAGATAGAATTATTACAATAAAAGATGGAGAAATAGAGGGATAA
- a CDS encoding ABC transporter permease, with protein MESWWEKMKVKNKAYIRHLAKNILNANKSRRNILLLAIALTSILFTSLFSVALGLGKSMETQTMKTVGTISHGSFKDICDEDVEILTHDKDIKDFSVREKVGILDDEKVMAELSYMDKKGFEWSLIEKVKGKFPEKENQVFIDIATAKKLGYKGEIGEEIEIPYSIEKPYTGEIIEKKSEKFIISGTFQNPIDSNVGVGQIYLSKAYVDQLSLPGNNNDVEVMLKNSFMIRDKLIKIAERNGYKVVDDPGNLSDKEIRIGVNFAYIFSGDSSFDFKTFLPFLAFLILVIVAGYLIINNIFKISVNEDIKLLGLLKTIGMTKPQIKKLIHLESLAVALPSIIIGDIIGISIGKIILNKIFASNEMLTNVKLSLTVMVLIILFSTTFTLLTVFLSVMRPARYAAKVSPIDASRYNETTIKKKYKSEDISLGKLSRRQVFSNKFRFISIVLSISLSAVILNSVLTYTGNIDLEKGISDVIATDYNIASPKYFRYMYSGSEDGINEKYIGEIENHKGFKSGGALYSYGYEYTYPDIKIEDNKVAPILLGIDDYLINKQKFIDGDFDKDKWQTGNYVIVGEDSDKKSSFKAGDKIKIKVKNSIKEVQIMGNINYNFSDGLRYYPIIQENQFDESSPELDLEYFYLNPNLYKELTGDNSIMSYGFDVEDSEKENFDKLLKSFENEPGFSYDSRDLQIKSFKDFKNLIEFVGYSLSIVLFLISVLNFINVIATEILRNMVNLSILEAIGMTKKNIKKYLVKKNLIYSLCGLVFSFIIMLLVDKFILMDFMEQTQWTSYKFIIMPLILVNFVNIIIGILFTGRFYEKHSQNSLVDRIRSLE; from the coding sequence ATGGAAAGCTGGTGGGAAAAAATGAAAGTCAAAAATAAAGCTTATATAAGGCACCTTGCAAAAAATATTTTAAATGCAAATAAAAGTAGGAGAAATATTCTCTTATTAGCAATTGCTTTGACTTCTATACTATTTACAAGTCTATTTTCAGTTGCCTTAGGTTTAGGAAAAAGCATGGAAACCCAAACGATGAAAACTGTTGGAACAATCAGCCATGGTTCTTTCAAAGATATTTGTGATGAAGATGTAGAAATATTAACCCATGATAAGGATATAAAGGATTTTTCAGTTAGAGAGAAAGTTGGCATTCTTGATGATGAAAAAGTTATGGCAGAACTATCCTATATGGACAAAAAAGGATTTGAATGGTCTCTAATAGAAAAAGTTAAGGGAAAGTTTCCGGAAAAAGAGAATCAAGTATTTATAGATATAGCAACTGCTAAAAAGTTAGGTTATAAAGGAGAAATTGGTGAAGAGATAGAAATTCCATACAGTATTGAAAAACCTTACACAGGAGAGATTATAGAAAAGAAAAGTGAGAAATTTATTATATCGGGGACTTTTCAAAATCCTATTGACTCCAACGTTGGTGTAGGACAAATCTATCTATCAAAAGCTTATGTAGATCAATTATCCCTTCCGGGAAATAATAATGACGTGGAAGTAATGCTAAAGAATTCCTTTATGATAAGGGATAAGCTTATAAAAATTGCAGAGAGAAATGGTTATAAAGTGGTAGATGACCCTGGAAATCTATCCGACAAAGAAATAAGAATTGGTGTTAACTTTGCATATATTTTTTCTGGTGATAGTAGTTTTGATTTTAAAACATTTTTACCTTTCTTAGCTTTTTTGATTTTAGTAATTGTAGCGGGATACTTAATAATAAATAATATTTTTAAGATATCCGTAAATGAAGATATTAAACTTCTAGGACTTTTAAAAACAATTGGAATGACAAAGCCACAAATCAAAAAACTTATTCATCTTGAGTCTTTAGCAGTCGCACTTCCTTCAATAATAATTGGAGATATAATTGGAATTTCTATCGGAAAAATCATTTTAAACAAAATATTTGCAAGTAATGAGATGTTAACGAATGTAAAATTATCACTAACGGTAATGGTCTTAATTATCTTATTTTCGACAACCTTTACTTTGCTTACAGTATTTCTATCGGTGATGAGACCTGCAAGGTATGCAGCAAAAGTTTCTCCAATAGATGCCAGCAGATACAATGAAACCACGATAAAAAAGAAATATAAAAGCGAAGATATTTCTCTGGGAAAGCTGTCTAGAAGACAAGTTTTTTCCAATAAATTTAGATTTATATCGATAGTTCTTTCTATTAGCTTATCTGCAGTTATTTTAAATAGCGTTTTAACTTATACCGGCAATATTGATCTAGAAAAGGGGATTTCTGATGTAATTGCAACGGACTATAATATAGCAAGCCCAAAATATTTTAGGTATATGTACTCAGGAAGTGAAGACGGTATTAATGAAAAGTATATCGGTGAAATAGAAAACCATAAAGGATTTAAAAGTGGAGGTGCCTTATATTCATACGGTTATGAGTACACATATCCGGATATAAAAATAGAAGACAATAAAGTTGCTCCAATATTATTGGGAATAGATGACTATTTAATAAACAAACAAAAATTTATAGATGGAGATTTTGATAAAGATAAATGGCAAACTGGAAATTATGTCATTGTAGGTGAAGATAGCGATAAGAAATCTTCATTTAAAGCTGGCGATAAAATAAAGATCAAAGTAAAAAATAGCATTAAAGAAGTCCAAATTATGGGAAATATTAATTATAATTTTTCCGATGGATTGAGATATTATCCTATTATCCAGGAAAATCAATTTGATGAGTCTAGCCCTGAGTTAGATTTAGAATATTTTTATTTAAATCCTAATTTGTACAAAGAACTCACAGGCGATAATAGTATAATGTCCTATGGATTTGATGTAGAAGATAGTGAAAAGGAAAATTTTGATAAGTTATTAAAATCTTTTGAAAATGAACCAGGATTTTCCTATGACTCAAGAGATCTTCAAATAAAGTCTTTTAAAGATTTCAAAAATCTTATAGAATTTGTGGGTTATAGTTTATCTATAGTATTATTCTTAATATCTGTACTGAATTTTATAAATGTTATTGCTACTGAAATTTTGAGAAATATGGTGAACTTATCAATCCTTGAAGCAATTGGAATGACAAAGAAAAATATTAAAAAATATTTGGTGAAAAAGAATTTGATTTATTCTTTATGCGGCTTAGTATTTTCTTTCATCATTATGCTTCTTGTAGATAAATTTATCTTGATGGATTTTATGGAACAGACTCAGTGGACTTCCTATAAATTTATAATCATGCCTCTTATCCTTGTAAACTTTGTAAATATAATTATTGGGATATTATTTACAGGTAGATTCTATGAAAAGCACAGTCAAAATAGTCTTGTAGATAGAATAAGAAGTTTAGAATAA
- a CDS encoding ABC transporter ATP-binding protein, which produces MLKVENLKRYYKTNDVEVRALDGVSFEVNKGEFISIIGASGSGKSTLLHLLGGLDYPTSGKVLIDGTDIYALKDDERTIFRRRNIGFVFQAYNLLPMLNVYENIIIPFGLDGDAVDKKYVDFVIDILEISDQKNKMPNELSGGQQQRVAIARALVTKPSLILADEPTGNLDSKSSSQVVYLLKKINKELGNTILMITHDDAVAQAAEKTLRIEDGKLVGKNESQK; this is translated from the coding sequence ATGTTAAAAGTAGAAAATTTAAAAAGATATTATAAAACAAATGACGTGGAAGTAAGAGCTCTTGATGGAGTATCTTTCGAAGTAAACAAGGGAGAATTTATTTCTATAATTGGAGCAAGTGGATCTGGGAAATCAACCCTATTACATTTACTAGGTGGACTTGATTATCCTACAAGCGGAAAAGTATTGATTGATGGTACAGACATTTATGCTTTAAAAGATGATGAGAGAACTATTTTTAGGAGAAGAAATATTGGTTTTGTCTTTCAAGCATATAACCTTTTGCCAATGTTAAATGTGTATGAGAATATAATTATTCCCTTTGGTCTAGATGGGGATGCGGTAGATAAAAAATATGTTGATTTTGTAATAGATATACTTGAGATAAGTGATCAAAAAAATAAAATGCCAAACGAATTATCTGGTGGACAGCAACAAAGGGTTGCCATAGCAAGAGCCTTGGTTACCAAACCATCTTTAATTCTAGCTGACGAACCTACAGGAAATTTAGATTCAAAATCTTCTTCCCAAGTTGTTTACTTACTAAAAAAGATTAATAAAGAGCTTGGAAATACTATTCTTATGATTACTCACGATGATGCCGTCGCTCAAGCTGCAGAAAAAACTCTAAGGATAGAAGATGGAAAGCTGGTGGGAAAAAATGAAAGTCAAAAATAA
- a CDS encoding sensor histidine kinase, protein MAVLIGFLALIIGIILYKYIVLRNELGELSDYIDKALDGNLETTEFDEKELSKIKSKLIKFLYASQVKEAKINTEKSKTKDLIADISHQTKTPITNLSLYISLLEDEPKDEYLEIIKYELNKLEFLIQNLVKSSRLESDIISLQKHQANLKDIVEDVLREFKVILDEKCIIIDLKAEDLIFNLDERWLKEAIHNLVDNAIKYSPNGSAINISIYKSYLNYNLDIENECKDLSEETLPKIFERFYRGKNSVSKDGLGLGLFIAREIIEKHGGNIRASLDENRIKFSVDFPL, encoded by the coding sequence ATGGCAGTTTTAATAGGTTTTTTAGCTCTTATAATTGGAATTATTTTATATAAATACATTGTCTTGAGAAATGAACTGGGTGAACTTTCAGACTACATTGATAAGGCTTTGGATGGAAATTTAGAAACTACAGAATTTGATGAAAAGGAATTATCTAAAATAAAATCAAAACTCATTAAATTCTTATATGCCAGCCAAGTAAAAGAAGCGAAAATAAATACAGAAAAAAGTAAAACAAAAGATTTAATAGCAGATATATCACACCAAACTAAGACACCCATTACCAATCTTTCTTTATACATTAGTCTTTTAGAAGATGAGCCGAAAGATGAGTATCTTGAAATTATAAAGTATGAACTTAATAAACTAGAATTTTTAATTCAAAACCTAGTAAAATCTTCTAGGCTAGAATCCGATATTATTTCCTTACAAAAACATCAAGCAAATTTAAAAGATATAGTAGAAGATGTTTTGAGAGAATTTAAAGTAATATTGGATGAAAAATGTATAATCATAGATTTAAAAGCCGAAGACTTAATTTTCAATTTGGACGAAAGATGGCTTAAAGAAGCTATCCACAATCTTGTAGATAATGCTATAAAATACTCGCCAAATGGGTCTGCTATTAATATTTCAATTTATAAATCTTACCTAAACTATAATCTAGACATAGAAAATGAGTGCAAAGACTTATCAGAAGAAACTTTGCCAAAGATATTTGAAAGATTTTATAGAGGAAAAAATTCAGTTTCCAAGGACGGTTTGGGTTTAGGTCTATTTATAGCCAGAGAAATTATAGAAAAGCATGGTGGAAATATAAGAGCGTCTTTAGACGAAAATAGAATAAAATTTTCAGTAGACTTCCCCTTGTGA
- a CDS encoding response regulator transcription factor: MKKILIIEDDKNLNKGLSIALDKEYEVFSVSTISEAKNFIDDADLILLDMNLPDGDGLEIIKYIRETSSIPIIVLSAIDLEAYIISAINLGADDYLTKPFSLGILEAKIKRAFEKIVSSDLNLYKKEGLDFNFNESNFYVDNKNIDLTRTETKILYYLIKNKSQVITKELLFDFVWGIDDEFIDQNTLSVNISRIRNKLKPYDPIETVFGVGYKWQF; encoded by the coding sequence TTGAAAAAGATACTTATCATTGAAGATGATAAAAATTTAAATAAAGGACTTTCTATAGCTCTAGATAAAGAATATGAGGTTTTCTCTGTAAGCACAATTAGTGAAGCTAAAAATTTTATTGATGATGCGGATTTGATTTTACTCGATATGAACTTACCAGATGGAGATGGTCTTGAAATAATAAAATATATCAGAGAAACTTCATCAATTCCCATTATAGTTTTATCTGCCATAGATCTTGAAGCATATATCATTTCAGCTATAAATTTAGGGGCAGACGACTATTTAACCAAGCCTTTTTCTTTAGGAATCCTAGAAGCAAAGATAAAAAGAGCCTTTGAAAAAATAGTGTCTAGTGATTTAAATCTTTACAAGAAAGAGGGTTTAGACTTTAATTTCAATGAAAGTAATTTCTATGTAGATAATAAAAATATAGATCTCACAAGAACAGAGACAAAAATTTTGTACTACCTGATAAAAAACAAGTCTCAGGTTATTACTAAGGAATTACTATTTGATTTTGTTTGGGGAATAGATGATGAATTTATTGATCAAAATACACTGAGCGTCAATATTTCTAGGATAAGAAATAAATTAAAACCTTATGACCCAATAGAAACGGTATTTGGAGTTGGTTATAAATGGCAGTTTTAA
- the rlmD gene encoding 23S rRNA (uracil(1939)-C(5))-methyltransferase RlmD — MDIKITDYDHRGRGFGRVDGKSVFIEGPVVLGDTVRGHLRESKKNFDVVVADEIITPSIHRVHAKCPYFYQCGGCDMQNLLYRRQLEFKRDKVQRALYHIGGEVLSVRDTLGIKEPYFYRNHIQLKVRDGILGYYGKGTKDVVPIRHCAIAEPAINTVIPILARWNGLNSVEEVILRANYKGEVMVVLITPNHITKLNNVLSSLLDTAMVSLYSNVRKNSKFRYGKDFVKLYGVDRLEEQLGGHTFYLSPASFFQVNRKSTENLYKTAVALMDVQQEDAILDLYSGIGTLSLLMHNAKSVTGVEIVSAAVDDARENAAAAGYDNLHFISGAVEDTIDALIDRDQGVNKVMVDPPRGGLKASVVAKLNELQAERIVYISCNPATQARDIALLKGYSVTEVVPVDMFCHSVHSESIALLEKIK; from the coding sequence ATGGACATTAAAATTACCGATTATGATCACAGAGGACGAGGGTTCGGACGTGTGGACGGGAAATCTGTTTTTATCGAAGGGCCTGTCGTTTTAGGCGATACGGTGCGGGGACATCTCCGTGAGTCAAAGAAGAACTTTGATGTGGTTGTGGCCGATGAGATCATCACGCCGTCGATTCATCGCGTGCATGCCAAATGTCCGTACTTTTATCAATGCGGCGGTTGTGATATGCAAAATCTCCTCTATCGGCGGCAGTTGGAATTTAAGCGGGATAAAGTACAGCGAGCACTCTATCACATTGGCGGCGAGGTGCTGTCGGTGCGGGACACACTGGGAATTAAAGAGCCGTACTTTTATCGCAATCATATTCAACTGAAAGTTCGAGACGGCATTTTAGGTTATTACGGCAAAGGTACCAAGGATGTTGTGCCTATTAGACACTGCGCCATTGCCGAACCGGCCATCAATACCGTCATTCCCATTCTGGCTCGGTGGAACGGCCTTAACAGCGTGGAGGAAGTCATTCTTCGTGCTAACTACAAAGGCGAGGTAATGGTGGTGCTGATTACACCAAACCATATCACCAAGCTCAACAACGTGTTAAGTTCGCTCTTGGATACCGCCATGGTCTCTCTGTACAGCAATGTGAGAAAGAATTCAAAATTTCGTTACGGTAAGGACTTCGTCAAGCTCTACGGCGTGGATCGTCTGGAAGAACAGCTGGGAGGACATACTTTTTATCTGTCGCCGGCGTCATTTTTTCAAGTGAATCGAAAGAGTACCGAGAATCTTTACAAAACCGCCGTGGCGTTGATGGATGTGCAGCAGGAGGATGCCATTTTGGATCTCTACAGCGGCATAGGTACATTGTCGCTTTTGATGCACAACGCCAAGTCCGTCACCGGTGTGGAAATAGTCAGTGCAGCGGTCGATGACGCACGAGAGAATGCTGCCGCTGCTGGGTATGACAACCTTCACTTTATTTCAGGAGCTGTGGAAGATACTATAGATGCCTTGATAGACCGTGACCAAGGTGTGAATAAAGTGATGGTAGATCCGCCACGAGGGGGACTGAAGGCGTCGGTGGTGGCAAAACTCAACGAGCTTCAAGCTGAACGGATTGTCTACATCTCTTGCAATCCCGCCACGCAAGCCAGAGACATCGCTCTGTTGAAAGGTTATAGCGTGACGGAAGTGGTGCCGGTAGATATGTTCTGCCATAGCGTCCATTCAGAATCAATAGCTCTTCTTGAGAAAATCAAATAA
- a CDS encoding CvfB family protein: MKLGRHQLTVVKTKPVVLSDGNETIELREERNLPVGDNVSAFVYDCGKDRRVATLERPFLEIGEVQKLTVVDKTGAGYFVNIGLDKDIFLPYQERVGRIEVGQAYLMTLYIDRSDRLCVSMDIKEKLLKNNGHFAVNDMVKGTVYQIDGRGAHVAIYNKYDGLVLKEEVKGILTIGEEVEARISRIVKDGRITLTLREKAYKQMHADADLLLELIEDNGGVLPLGDKSDPDLIKDITGLSKSAFKRAEGALYKAKKINLYPNKIELKHHGH, translated from the coding sequence ATGAAATTAGGACGACATCAACTTACCGTGGTAAAAACCAAACCCGTAGTGCTCTCCGACGGCAACGAGACCATTGAATTGCGAGAAGAGCGCAACCTACCTGTCGGCGACAATGTGAGCGCCTTTGTCTACGATTGCGGCAAAGATCGCCGAGTCGCCACCTTGGAACGACCTTTTTTGGAAATCGGCGAAGTTCAAAAACTCACCGTGGTGGATAAAACTGGTGCCGGATACTTTGTCAACATCGGCCTCGACAAGGATATTTTTCTGCCTTATCAAGAGCGGGTGGGACGCATTGAAGTGGGTCAGGCCTATTTGATGACCCTTTATATTGATCGTTCCGATCGGCTTTGCGTCTCCATGGACATCAAAGAAAAGCTGCTAAAAAACAACGGTCACTTCGCCGTAAATGACATGGTAAAGGGAACTGTCTATCAAATTGACGGTCGCGGCGCTCACGTTGCCATCTACAATAAGTATGACGGTCTGGTGCTCAAGGAAGAAGTCAAGGGGATTCTCACCATCGGGGAAGAAGTGGAGGCGCGCATCAGTCGTATAGTCAAAGACGGGCGCATTACTTTGACCCTTAGAGAAAAAGCCTATAAGCAAATGCACGCCGATGCGGATCTTCTTCTTGAACTCATTGAGGACAACGGCGGCGTGTTACCGCTGGGAGATAAGAGTGATCCGGACCTCATCAAAGACATCACCGGTCTTTCCAAATCGGCCTTTAAACGGGCAGAAGGTGCTTTGTATAAAGCAAAGAAAATCAATCTCTATCCCAATAAAATTGAGTTGAAGCACCATGGACATTAA
- a CDS encoding DNA topoisomerase, which translates to MKTLILAEKPSVARDIARVLGVTKEKKGYLENSTMIVTWALGHLVELAPPERYDERFKKWRKEDLPIIPQTMKLQVIPTAKSQFNIVKSQLKREDVTEVVIATDAGREGELVARLILKMAGVRKPLKRLWISSVTDKAIREGFAHLRDGTSTEGLYRAGMSRSVADWIVGINASRALTVHYGAGLNAGRVQTPTLNLVRERELAVANFQPQTSYSLTVASQLNFKEVPARVFATAHDAQKAKEALKGPLVIQDQVAKEKIHYPKPLYDLTHLQSEAYNAFGFSAKKTLGIMQALYEQHKILTYPRTDSQYLTEDIVPTLGERLKAINEPQYRQAILAIQRAGIHGTGRFVDDSKVSDHHAIIPTEKALHLDELSDDEYKIADMVITRFLSQLKPPVVELQYDITATLGGRTFKAVSSEMVKAGTLDYTVTVHEHTSKPPAYFTEGTLLLAMESPFKIGGLSDTDKAVLKETGGIGTVATRADIIDKLFKSGVIEAQHGAIRTTGKGRQLLELVPESLKSPKLTAKWEQELTAIERGELDAKIFDAQIIDSTKDNTEAIFKSNKVYRHENLTSTRCPVCGKLMVHIHNKDRDVLKCQDPECNGTQTLSVMTKSKCPECHKRLKLDMKSQMYVCDTCGYRISKAAMEKKFEQKRKQPKKQEVKKYLSNQNSDIGNSLGDLLKGLEL; encoded by the coding sequence ATGAAGACGTTAATACTTGCAGAAAAACCCTCGGTAGCTCGGGATATTGCCCGTGTGCTCGGCGTGACAAAGGAAAAGAAGGGCTACTTGGAAAACAGCACGATGATTGTGACGTGGGCGCTGGGTCATTTGGTGGAGCTCGCACCGCCGGAGCGCTACGACGAGCGCTTTAAGAAGTGGCGCAAGGAGGATTTGCCTATCATTCCTCAGACCATGAAGCTTCAAGTGATTCCGACAGCGAAGAGCCAGTTTAATATTGTCAAGTCCCAACTGAAGCGGGAGGACGTGACCGAGGTCGTCATTGCAACCGATGCAGGCAGAGAAGGCGAATTGGTGGCACGGCTGATTTTGAAGATGGCAGGAGTGAGGAAACCGTTGAAACGACTTTGGATTTCTTCAGTGACTGACAAAGCGATTCGTGAAGGGTTTGCCCATTTACGCGACGGTACGTCAACAGAGGGCCTTTACCGTGCAGGGATGAGCCGATCGGTTGCCGATTGGATTGTGGGGATCAATGCCAGTCGTGCCCTCACGGTCCACTACGGCGCCGGGCTCAATGCCGGACGTGTGCAGACGCCGACGTTGAATTTAGTCCGGGAACGAGAACTTGCCGTTGCCAACTTTCAACCTCAAACGAGCTATTCCCTCACTGTGGCGAGTCAACTGAACTTTAAGGAAGTACCCGCTCGGGTTTTTGCCACAGCACACGATGCGCAAAAGGCCAAAGAGGCCTTGAAGGGGCCGCTGGTCATCCAAGATCAGGTGGCAAAAGAAAAGATCCACTATCCGAAACCTCTCTATGATCTGACTCATCTTCAATCCGAAGCCTACAATGCCTTTGGGTTTTCAGCAAAAAAGACACTTGGCATTATGCAAGCTCTCTATGAACAGCATAAAATCTTAACCTATCCTCGCACCGATTCTCAGTACTTGACTGAGGATATCGTGCCGACCCTTGGCGAGAGGCTCAAGGCGATTAACGAGCCTCAGTACCGTCAGGCTATTCTTGCCATTCAACGAGCAGGTATTCATGGGACAGGGCGATTTGTGGACGACAGTAAAGTCTCCGACCATCACGCCATTATTCCGACGGAAAAGGCGCTGCATTTAGATGAGTTATCCGATGATGAATACAAAATTGCGGATATGGTAATCACACGATTTTTATCACAGCTCAAGCCGCCGGTTGTGGAGTTGCAGTATGATATTACGGCGACACTGGGCGGACGAACCTTTAAAGCGGTAAGTAGCGAGATGGTAAAAGCTGGAACCTTGGACTATACCGTTACTGTTCATGAACACACATCCAAGCCGCCGGCTTACTTTACCGAGGGGACGCTACTTCTTGCGATGGAGTCGCCGTTTAAAATCGGCGGTCTGAGTGATACGGATAAAGCGGTGTTAAAAGAGACGGGAGGCATCGGCACGGTAGCTACCCGGGCGGATATTATTGATAAGCTCTTTAAGTCCGGCGTTATTGAGGCGCAACACGGAGCTATCCGCACCACCGGCAAGGGGCGTCAGCTGTTGGAACTGGTGCCTGAGAGTTTGAAAAGTCCAAAGCTCACGGCCAAGTGGGAACAGGAACTCACTGCCATTGAACGTGGGGAACTGGACGCTAAGATCTTTGATGCACAGATTATCGACAGTACGAAAGACAATACCGAAGCCATTTTTAAGTCCAACAAAGTGTATCGCCATGAGAACCTAACCTCTACCCGATGTCCGGTATGCGGCAAACTCATGGTTCATATTCACAATAAAGACCGAGACGTGTTGAAGTGTCAGGATCCTGAGTGTAACGGTACACAGACGCTAAGTGTCATGACCAAGTCCAAGTGTCCTGAGTGTCACAAACGGCTGAAATTGGATATGAAGTCCCAAATGTACGTCTGTGACACTTGTGGTTATCGTATATCCAAAGCAGCCATGGAAAAGAAATTTGAACAAAAGCGAAAGCAACCAAAGAAACAGGAAGTAAAAAAATATTTAAGCAATCAAAACAGTGACATTGGAAACAGTCTGGGCGATTTGTTGAAAGGATTGGAACTATGA